The following nucleotide sequence is from Nocardioides daedukensis.
CTGGTGGGCCACGACTTCTACCTCTTCGTCGACAAGGAGAGCGAACGCCCCTCGGTCGTCTACCGCCGCCGTGGCTATGACTACGGCGTCATCTCGCTGGAAATGACCACCTGACTGACCCGTTCGTGTGATGGACATGTGGTCCGGCCGGGCGCTTGGAGCAACTCCAAGTGGCCCGGTCGTGCCATGATGACCGGGTGAGCGACAACCATGACGGCGAGACCGAACCGATTCGCGTGCTCGTGGTCGATGACCAAGAGCTGTTCCGGCGCGGACTGACGATGCTGCTGGGCGTCGAGTCCGGCATCGAGGTCGTCGGTGAGGCGGGTGACGGCATCGAGGGCACCGACCTCGCAGCCTCGGTCGCCCCGGACGTCGTCCTGCTCGACGTCAGGATGCCCAAGCGCACCGGCATCGAGGCCTGCGTGGCGATCAAGGAGCAGGTCCCGTCCGCGAAGATCATCATGCTCACCGTCTCCGACGAGGAGGCCGACCTCTACGAGGCCGTGAAGAGCGGAGCCTCGGGCTACCTGCTCAAGGACTCCTCGATCGACGAGGTCGCCCAGGCGGTGCGCGTCGTCGCCGATGGCCAGTCGCTGATCAGCCCGTCGATGGCGGCCAAGCTGATCGATGAGTTCAAGGCGATGTCCAAGCCCGAGAAGGACCA
It contains:
- a CDS encoding response regulator transcription factor; this encodes MSDNHDGETEPIRVLVVDDQELFRRGLTMLLGVESGIEVVGEAGDGIEGTDLAASVAPDVVLLDVRMPKRTGIEACVAIKEQVPSAKIIMLTVSDEEADLYEAVKSGASGYLLKDSSIDEVAQAVRVVADGQSLISPSMAAKLIDEFKAMSKPEKDQMPGLRLTERELEVLRLVAKGLNNREIARQLFISENTVKNHVRNILEKLQLHSRMEAVMYAVREKLLDIP